From Pararhodobacter zhoushanensis, the proteins below share one genomic window:
- the murB gene encoding UDP-N-acetylmuramate dehydrogenase, whose translation MRERPELHPRGTLTPNRALADLTWLRVGGPADWLFQPADEEDLSAFLAALPADVAVFPMGVGSNLIVRDGGIRAVVIRLGRGFNTIRVEGGQVFAGAAALDAHVARKAAEAGSDLTFLRTIPGSIGGAVRMNAGCYGQYVADRLESVRVITRNGEARSLKAAELAMQYRQTTLPDGWVIVEAVFNAPQGDAAELAARMDEQLAKRDASQPTKDRTAGSTFRNPAGFSSTGRADDVHDLKAWSVIDAAGMRGATRGGAQMSPMHANFLVNTGGASAADLEGLGEEVRKRVFQNSGITLEWEIMRLGEAAPPQD comes from the coding sequence TTGCGTGAAAGACCTGAGCTACACCCCCGCGGCACACTGACCCCCAACCGGGCGCTGGCCGATCTGACTTGGCTGCGCGTCGGTGGTCCGGCGGATTGGCTGTTTCAACCGGCGGATGAAGAGGATCTGTCGGCGTTTCTGGCCGCGCTGCCGGCTGATGTGGCGGTGTTCCCGATGGGCGTGGGGTCGAACCTGATCGTGCGCGACGGCGGCATCCGGGCGGTGGTGATCCGGCTGGGGCGCGGGTTCAACACCATCCGGGTCGAGGGCGGCCAGGTCTTTGCCGGCGCGGCGGCGCTGGATGCGCATGTGGCGCGCAAGGCGGCCGAGGCGGGGAGCGATCTGACGTTCTTGCGCACCATTCCGGGCAGCATCGGCGGCGCGGTGCGGATGAACGCGGGCTGCTATGGGCAGTATGTCGCCGACCGGCTGGAGTCGGTGCGGGTGATCACGCGGAACGGCGAGGCGCGCAGCCTCAAAGCGGCTGAACTGGCGATGCAATACCGCCAGACGACGTTGCCCGACGGCTGGGTGATCGTCGAAGCCGTGTTCAATGCGCCACAGGGGGACGCAGCTGAACTGGCCGCGCGGATGGACGAACAGCTGGCAAAACGCGATGCCTCGCAGCCGACAAAGGACCGTACGGCAGGGTCGACATTCCGCAATCCGGCGGGGTTCAGCTCTACCGGTAGGGCCGATGACGTGCATGACCTCAAGGCGTGGTCTGTGATTGATGCCGCAGGCATGCGCGGCGCGACGAGGGGCGGGGCGCAGATGTCACCGATGCACGCGAATTTTCTGGTCAACACCGGGGGGGCCTCGGCCGCCGATCTGGAGGGGCTGGGCGAGGAGGTCCGAAAAAGGGTGTTCCAAAACAGCGGGATTACGCTAGAATGGGAAATCATGCGGTTGGGCGAAGCAGCCCCGCCGCAGGACTGA